In Quercus lobata isolate SW786 chromosome 12, ValleyOak3.0 Primary Assembly, whole genome shotgun sequence, a genomic segment contains:
- the LOC115971520 gene encoding BRCT domain-containing protein At4g02110 isoform X2, translated as MPIQPLKDLNGIPGAKNLIICLTGYQRQDRDDVMTMVNLMGAQFSKPLVANKVTHLICYKFEGEKYELAKKIHAIKLVSHRWLEDCLKDWKLLPELNYNKSGYELEILEAEAKDSEEEAGDTVVRHSGGKDMNKSPHNSKIGVSTTSELPPRSVGELSIAPKGPLNVDNTIEKSPGQASSFDNFDVLKALRRQNTSSDELPDPLDGTPDHSKVGNDLKSTPGSAERSTQRDGKFSPLRRSSIPMYSGEVLGNLSDYSKMPLGKVNDDFYNFSLKMEQVTDRFGSGHLETSMEETNLVDRGESSGLLPQKRTADVSCGGFKSPKVSLNVKPCITRSPVVGDKIQVLELTTLIDGPGGTNSYFPLGNNDLSKDEAANPNAAPNSFAKILTTKTSIPCEKSLTCDMPFSEIVTTKTGQGNFVDEKTPQSSLQSLRKSASYTRPDIVDFDMGESVVGEKGKQENEKQNVESSPSNKKLETLKSDKPGNLSMLEGGNDLFAKPIRKKMAARKTLGSRYKSTTNNIQKNKATSQNDAVVHSVGVKETADHEKSSVSMLLEISPPTDNIEPVKEVEMRDALKSGDDRENNNELMDDETEAPEDRLEHELEKPLSEEKSGLVTLTDKEDTIMEENSDKTQHITNNCKDSVHDDVMALEEGTKGSEPEKAVCDKKFEHIESTLDGDGVKGKMNKGKKRPIGRTKVKMDIMKSKKGKDGEETVTENSEGTGTEKEERVLLPSTKTKSCSIPANKSENSVEAEKENKPVQNISQGKESVGKSSVNSNMTPRKVNQKAGKVSPNSSTSARDIPNRVKTEPAWFILSGHQLQRKEFQQVIRRLKGKLCRDSHQWSYQATHFITPDPIRRTEKFFAAVASGRWILKTDYLTACSQAGRFLAEESYEWYKNGLNEDGAINLEAPRKWRHMREKTGHGAFYGMRIIIYGECIAPTLDTLKRAVKAGDGTILATSPPYTRFLNDRVDFAIISPGMPLVDLWVQEFMKHEIPCVLADYIVEYVCKPGYSLDKHVLYNTHAWAEKSFAYLQSKAEEIVKESTDSTPSDDNGSNDIACTVCGSHDKGEVMLICGNESSSVGCGVGTHIDCCNPPLQEVPEDDWFCPKCSGSRHSTNSAKRKKKGSSLLKRK; from the exons ATGCCAATTCA GCCACTCAAAGATCTGAATGGTATACCGGGtgcaaaaaatttaatcatatgCTTAACTGGCTATCAGCGGCAAGATCGAGATGACGTTATG ACAATGGTCAACTTGATGGGTGCTCAATTCTCTAAGCCATTGGTGGCAAACAAGGTTACTCATCTCATATGCTATAAATTTGAGG GTGAGAAGTATGAACTTGCCAAAAAAATCCATGCGATAAAGCTTGTCAGTCATCGATGGTTGGAAGATTG cTTAAAGGATTGGAAGCTTCTGCCGGAACTTAACTATAACAAGAG TGGCTATGAGTTGGAGATATTGGAAGCAGAGGCTAAGGATTCTGAAGAAGAGGCTGGAGACACTGTTGTGAGGCACTCTGGGGGGAAAGACATGAATAAGAGTcctcataattcaaaaattgGGGTATCAACAACCTCTGAATTGCCGCCCAGATCAGTCGGTGAACTTTCGATTGCACCAAAGGGTCCATTGAATGTTGATAATACAATAGAGAAATCACCTGGTCAAGCTTCAAGCTTTGATAATTTTGATGTTCTTAAAGCACTTCGCCGTCAGAACACTAGTTCTGATGAGCTACCTGACCCACTTGATGGAACTCCAGATCATTCAAAGGTGGGAAATGACTTGAAATCTACTCCTGGAAGTGCCGAAAGGTCAACTCAGCGTGATGGCAAGTTTAGTCCTTTAAGGAGATCCTCAATTCCAATGTACTCTGGAGAAGTATTAGGAAATTTAAGTGATTATTCTAAAATGCCCCTGGGTAAAGTCAATGATGATTTTTACAACTTTTCCTTGAAGATGGAACAAGTGACAGACAGATTTGGCTCTGGTCATCTTGAAACATCTATGGAGGAAACTAATTTAGTTGATAGAGGAGAGTCAAGTGGTTTGTTACCCCAAAAGAGGACGGCGGATGTTTCTTGTGGTGGCTTTAAATCACCAAAAGTGAGTCTTAATGTGAAACCATGCATCACAAGGAGTCCAGTGGTGGGTGATAAAATTCAGGTATTGGAACTAACCACTCTGATTGATGGTCCCGGTGGAACTAACAGCTATTTTCCACTGGGAAATAATGACCTTTCTAAGGATGAGGCTGCTAATCCGAATGCTGCACCAAACTCATTCGCTAAGATATTAACAACCAAAACCTCAATTCCTTGTGAGAAGTCATTAACATGTGATATGCCTTTCTCCGAAATTGTGACCACAAAGACTGGGCAAGGTAACTTTGTTGATGAGAAGACACCTCAATCATCTTTGCAGAGCTTAAGAAAGTCTGCCTCATACACCAGGCCTGACATTGTAGATTTTGATATGGGGGAATCTGTAGTTGGAGAGAAAGGGAAGCAAGAGAATGAGAAGCAAAATGTGGAGTCTTCTCCCAGTAACAAAAAATTGGAGACTCTGAAATCTGACAAGCCTGGCAATTTGAGCATGCTTGAAGGAGGAAATGACTTGTTTGCAAAACCAATTAGGAAGAAGATGGCTGCCAGAAAGACTCTGGGTTCAAGATATAAGTCAACTActaataatatacaaaaaaataaagctaCCTCCCAAAATGATGCTGTGGTTCATTCTGTTGGAGTGAAAGAGACAGCAGATCATGAGAAGTCCTCTGTTTCTATGCTGCTTGAGATATCTCCTCCAACTGATAACATTGAACCAGTGAAGGAGGTGGAGATGAGAGATGCCCTGAAGTCCGGGGATGATAGAGAGAATAACAATGAATTGATGGATGATGAAACTGAGGCTCCAGAGGACAGGCTTGAACATGAGTTGGAGAAGCCACTTAGTGAAGAGAAGTCTGGGCTGGTTACATTGACAGATAAAGAAGATACAATCATGGAAGAGAATTCAGACAAGACGCAGCATATAACAAATAACTGCAAGGATAGTGTGCATGATGATGTGATGGCTTTAGAGGAAGGCACCAAGGGAAGTGAACCAGAAAAAGCAGTTTGTGACAAGAAGTTTGAACATATTGAATCAACCTTAGATGGAGATGGTGTGAAAGGGAAGATGAATAAAGGGAAAAAGCGCCCTATAGGTAGAACCAAGGTGAAGATGGATATAATGAAATCTAAGAAAGGTAAGGATGGTGAAGAGACTGTGACCGAGAACAGTGAGGGGACTGGGACAGAAAAGGAGGAAAGAGTGTTGCTTCCTTCTACCAAAACTAAGAGCTGCTCCATTCCCGCAAATAAGTCAGAGAACTCTGTTGAAGCGGAGAAGGAGAACAAGCCAGTTCAAAATATAAGTCAGGGAAAAGAGTCTGTTGGGAAATCATCTGTTAATTCTAATATGACACCAAGGAAGGTCAATCAAAAGGCAGGGAAGGTAAGTCCAAATTCTTCAACATCAGCAAGAGATATACCAAACAGAGTGAAAACTGAACCTGCATGGTTTATATTGAGTGGACATCAACTACAGAGAAAGGAGTTTCAACAAGTTATTAGACGTTTGAAAGGAAAACTTTGCCGAGATTCTCATCAATGGTCATACCAGGCTACACACTTCATAACCCCAGACCCAATTCGCAGGACAGAGAAGTTCTTTGCTGCTGTTGCATCTGGAAG GTGGATTCTTAAGACTGATTATTTAACTGCTTGTAGTCAGGCAGGAAGATTTTTGGCTGAGGAATCTTACGAATGGTACAAAAATGGCCTAAATGAAGATGGTGCCATCAATTTGGAGGCTCCAAGGAAGTGGCGGCACATGAGGGAGAAAACAGGTCATGGTGCATTTTATGGAATGCGCATTATCATATATGGAGAATGCATAGCACCAACTTTG GATACTCTTAAGCGTGCTGTGAAGGCTGGAGATGGGACTATATTGGCAACTTCTCCTCCTTATACCCGATTTCTTAATGATCGAGTTGACTTTGCCATTATCAGCCCCGGCATGCCACTTGTTGATTTGTGGGTCCAGGAGTTTATGAAACATGAGATACCCTGTGTTCTAGCTGATTACATAGTCGAGTATGTTTGCAAGCCTGGGTACTCCCTTGACAAACATGTTCTATACAACACTCATGCTTGGGCAGAGAAGTCATTTGCTTACCTGCAGAGCAAGGCAGAAGAGATTGTCAAGGAGTCCACAGACTCCACACCATCAGATGATAATGGTAGTAATGATATAGCCTGCACAGTTTGTGGCTCTCATGATAAAGGGGAGGTCATGTTGATTTGTGGTAATGAAAGTAGTTCTGTTGGTTGTGGGGTTGGTACCCACATAGATTGTTGTAATCCTCCACTTCAAGAGGTCCCAGAGGATGACTGGTTTTGTCCCAAGTGTAGTGGAAGCAGACACAGCACAAACTCTGctaagagaaagaagaaagggtCCTCTTTATTGAAAAGGAAATGA
- the LOC115971520 gene encoding BRCT domain-containing protein At4g02110 isoform X1 has translation MESNSPSSAFLGVRFVLFGFDPVNENKVRCKLVYGGGVDVCQYNQSCTHVIVDKIVYDNPVCIAARNDGKTLVTALWVEHTFDIGMPVDANSIMYRPLKDLNGIPGAKNLIICLTGYQRQDRDDVMTMVNLMGAQFSKPLVANKVTHLICYKFEGEKYELAKKIHAIKLVSHRWLEDCLKDWKLLPELNYNKSGYELEILEAEAKDSEEEAGDTVVRHSGGKDMNKSPHNSKIGVSTTSELPPRSVGELSIAPKGPLNVDNTIEKSPGQASSFDNFDVLKALRRQNTSSDELPDPLDGTPDHSKVGNDLKSTPGSAERSTQRDGKFSPLRRSSIPMYSGEVLGNLSDYSKMPLGKVNDDFYNFSLKMEQVTDRFGSGHLETSMEETNLVDRGESSGLLPQKRTADVSCGGFKSPKVSLNVKPCITRSPVVGDKIQVLELTTLIDGPGGTNSYFPLGNNDLSKDEAANPNAAPNSFAKILTTKTSIPCEKSLTCDMPFSEIVTTKTGQGNFVDEKTPQSSLQSLRKSASYTRPDIVDFDMGESVVGEKGKQENEKQNVESSPSNKKLETLKSDKPGNLSMLEGGNDLFAKPIRKKMAARKTLGSRYKSTTNNIQKNKATSQNDAVVHSVGVKETADHEKSSVSMLLEISPPTDNIEPVKEVEMRDALKSGDDRENNNELMDDETEAPEDRLEHELEKPLSEEKSGLVTLTDKEDTIMEENSDKTQHITNNCKDSVHDDVMALEEGTKGSEPEKAVCDKKFEHIESTLDGDGVKGKMNKGKKRPIGRTKVKMDIMKSKKGKDGEETVTENSEGTGTEKEERVLLPSTKTKSCSIPANKSENSVEAEKENKPVQNISQGKESVGKSSVNSNMTPRKVNQKAGKVSPNSSTSARDIPNRVKTEPAWFILSGHQLQRKEFQQVIRRLKGKLCRDSHQWSYQATHFITPDPIRRTEKFFAAVASGRWILKTDYLTACSQAGRFLAEESYEWYKNGLNEDGAINLEAPRKWRHMREKTGHGAFYGMRIIIYGECIAPTLDTLKRAVKAGDGTILATSPPYTRFLNDRVDFAIISPGMPLVDLWVQEFMKHEIPCVLADYIVEYVCKPGYSLDKHVLYNTHAWAEKSFAYLQSKAEEIVKESTDSTPSDDNGSNDIACTVCGSHDKGEVMLICGNESSSVGCGVGTHIDCCNPPLQEVPEDDWFCPKCSGSRHSTNSAKRKKKGSSLLKRK, from the exons ATGGAAAGCAATTCTCCGTCCAGTGCGTTTCTCGGTGTCCGTTTCGTTCTCTTCGGCTTCGATCCCGTCAATGAAAACAag GTTCGGTGTAAACTTGTATATGGCGGCGGAGTTGATGTTTGTCAGTACAACCAAAGTTGTACTCATGTAATTGTCGATAAGATTGTTTAT GATAATCCTGTATGTATTGCGGCTCGAAATGATGGTAAGACTCTTGTGACAGCATTATGGGTTGAGCATACCTTTGATATCGGAATGCCCGTTGATGCCAATTCA ATCATGTACAGGCCACTCAAAGATCTGAATGGTATACCGGGtgcaaaaaatttaatcatatgCTTAACTGGCTATCAGCGGCAAGATCGAGATGACGTTATG ACAATGGTCAACTTGATGGGTGCTCAATTCTCTAAGCCATTGGTGGCAAACAAGGTTACTCATCTCATATGCTATAAATTTGAGG GTGAGAAGTATGAACTTGCCAAAAAAATCCATGCGATAAAGCTTGTCAGTCATCGATGGTTGGAAGATTG cTTAAAGGATTGGAAGCTTCTGCCGGAACTTAACTATAACAAGAG TGGCTATGAGTTGGAGATATTGGAAGCAGAGGCTAAGGATTCTGAAGAAGAGGCTGGAGACACTGTTGTGAGGCACTCTGGGGGGAAAGACATGAATAAGAGTcctcataattcaaaaattgGGGTATCAACAACCTCTGAATTGCCGCCCAGATCAGTCGGTGAACTTTCGATTGCACCAAAGGGTCCATTGAATGTTGATAATACAATAGAGAAATCACCTGGTCAAGCTTCAAGCTTTGATAATTTTGATGTTCTTAAAGCACTTCGCCGTCAGAACACTAGTTCTGATGAGCTACCTGACCCACTTGATGGAACTCCAGATCATTCAAAGGTGGGAAATGACTTGAAATCTACTCCTGGAAGTGCCGAAAGGTCAACTCAGCGTGATGGCAAGTTTAGTCCTTTAAGGAGATCCTCAATTCCAATGTACTCTGGAGAAGTATTAGGAAATTTAAGTGATTATTCTAAAATGCCCCTGGGTAAAGTCAATGATGATTTTTACAACTTTTCCTTGAAGATGGAACAAGTGACAGACAGATTTGGCTCTGGTCATCTTGAAACATCTATGGAGGAAACTAATTTAGTTGATAGAGGAGAGTCAAGTGGTTTGTTACCCCAAAAGAGGACGGCGGATGTTTCTTGTGGTGGCTTTAAATCACCAAAAGTGAGTCTTAATGTGAAACCATGCATCACAAGGAGTCCAGTGGTGGGTGATAAAATTCAGGTATTGGAACTAACCACTCTGATTGATGGTCCCGGTGGAACTAACAGCTATTTTCCACTGGGAAATAATGACCTTTCTAAGGATGAGGCTGCTAATCCGAATGCTGCACCAAACTCATTCGCTAAGATATTAACAACCAAAACCTCAATTCCTTGTGAGAAGTCATTAACATGTGATATGCCTTTCTCCGAAATTGTGACCACAAAGACTGGGCAAGGTAACTTTGTTGATGAGAAGACACCTCAATCATCTTTGCAGAGCTTAAGAAAGTCTGCCTCATACACCAGGCCTGACATTGTAGATTTTGATATGGGGGAATCTGTAGTTGGAGAGAAAGGGAAGCAAGAGAATGAGAAGCAAAATGTGGAGTCTTCTCCCAGTAACAAAAAATTGGAGACTCTGAAATCTGACAAGCCTGGCAATTTGAGCATGCTTGAAGGAGGAAATGACTTGTTTGCAAAACCAATTAGGAAGAAGATGGCTGCCAGAAAGACTCTGGGTTCAAGATATAAGTCAACTActaataatatacaaaaaaataaagctaCCTCCCAAAATGATGCTGTGGTTCATTCTGTTGGAGTGAAAGAGACAGCAGATCATGAGAAGTCCTCTGTTTCTATGCTGCTTGAGATATCTCCTCCAACTGATAACATTGAACCAGTGAAGGAGGTGGAGATGAGAGATGCCCTGAAGTCCGGGGATGATAGAGAGAATAACAATGAATTGATGGATGATGAAACTGAGGCTCCAGAGGACAGGCTTGAACATGAGTTGGAGAAGCCACTTAGTGAAGAGAAGTCTGGGCTGGTTACATTGACAGATAAAGAAGATACAATCATGGAAGAGAATTCAGACAAGACGCAGCATATAACAAATAACTGCAAGGATAGTGTGCATGATGATGTGATGGCTTTAGAGGAAGGCACCAAGGGAAGTGAACCAGAAAAAGCAGTTTGTGACAAGAAGTTTGAACATATTGAATCAACCTTAGATGGAGATGGTGTGAAAGGGAAGATGAATAAAGGGAAAAAGCGCCCTATAGGTAGAACCAAGGTGAAGATGGATATAATGAAATCTAAGAAAGGTAAGGATGGTGAAGAGACTGTGACCGAGAACAGTGAGGGGACTGGGACAGAAAAGGAGGAAAGAGTGTTGCTTCCTTCTACCAAAACTAAGAGCTGCTCCATTCCCGCAAATAAGTCAGAGAACTCTGTTGAAGCGGAGAAGGAGAACAAGCCAGTTCAAAATATAAGTCAGGGAAAAGAGTCTGTTGGGAAATCATCTGTTAATTCTAATATGACACCAAGGAAGGTCAATCAAAAGGCAGGGAAGGTAAGTCCAAATTCTTCAACATCAGCAAGAGATATACCAAACAGAGTGAAAACTGAACCTGCATGGTTTATATTGAGTGGACATCAACTACAGAGAAAGGAGTTTCAACAAGTTATTAGACGTTTGAAAGGAAAACTTTGCCGAGATTCTCATCAATGGTCATACCAGGCTACACACTTCATAACCCCAGACCCAATTCGCAGGACAGAGAAGTTCTTTGCTGCTGTTGCATCTGGAAG GTGGATTCTTAAGACTGATTATTTAACTGCTTGTAGTCAGGCAGGAAGATTTTTGGCTGAGGAATCTTACGAATGGTACAAAAATGGCCTAAATGAAGATGGTGCCATCAATTTGGAGGCTCCAAGGAAGTGGCGGCACATGAGGGAGAAAACAGGTCATGGTGCATTTTATGGAATGCGCATTATCATATATGGAGAATGCATAGCACCAACTTTG GATACTCTTAAGCGTGCTGTGAAGGCTGGAGATGGGACTATATTGGCAACTTCTCCTCCTTATACCCGATTTCTTAATGATCGAGTTGACTTTGCCATTATCAGCCCCGGCATGCCACTTGTTGATTTGTGGGTCCAGGAGTTTATGAAACATGAGATACCCTGTGTTCTAGCTGATTACATAGTCGAGTATGTTTGCAAGCCTGGGTACTCCCTTGACAAACATGTTCTATACAACACTCATGCTTGGGCAGAGAAGTCATTTGCTTACCTGCAGAGCAAGGCAGAAGAGATTGTCAAGGAGTCCACAGACTCCACACCATCAGATGATAATGGTAGTAATGATATAGCCTGCACAGTTTGTGGCTCTCATGATAAAGGGGAGGTCATGTTGATTTGTGGTAATGAAAGTAGTTCTGTTGGTTGTGGGGTTGGTACCCACATAGATTGTTGTAATCCTCCACTTCAAGAGGTCCCAGAGGATGACTGGTTTTGTCCCAAGTGTAGTGGAAGCAGACACAGCACAAACTCTGctaagagaaagaagaaagggtCCTCTTTATTGAAAAGGAAATGA